The Chloroflexota bacterium DNA window CTCGTTGGCGTCCAGTTTGATGATTTCCTCTGCCGGAATGCCAATCTTGCCGGCAAGGGTCTCCGGCGACGTATGCGCGGAATACCCCCCCAGGCTTTGCAATTCAGGCCTGATTAATTTAATAATATCGTCCGATGCCACGTATTGAGCGCCTCCCTGCGTTGATAAAGTTATTTGCCTATCATCTACCTCGAGGACAGATTTTCATGCACTCCGCACAGCCTCCGGCCGCACTGCGGTAAGAACTGCAGGCATACTTATTTATAGCATACTGCTCACCGACTTTTGGCTCGGATATCGCTTTTGCCGGACAAATCTCAAGGCATATACCGCAGCTCGCACATTCCGTGCTGAATTCCCTGTTCGTTGGCTCAAGCTCAGTGTCGCTGAGGCAACAGGCAAGCCTCACTCTCGGCCCTAAATCAGGCGTAATCAGCAGGCTGTGCCATCCCATCTTGCCCAGACCTGCCGCTTCACCAGCATGCTTGTAGGAGAACACCGCTTCCATAAAGCGCATATCATAGGGACAACCTGCTGCCGGAAGCGGCAACGCCTTCAGTCCACGCTGGTGGAACGCTTTGGCAATATCATATGTTGACTTGGTCAATCTCCCATTAACGTAGTCCATATGCCGGGCAAGTAGGTCGCTAAGCGATGCCGCCCCCGTTATCCTTTCCGGAGATGATAAGTCCAGGACTTCCGGATAAACCTCCATCGCCAGCACCAGTACCGATTTTGTCTGCGGCAATAATCGCAGAGCTGTTTCCTCCAGCCTGGTGCCTTTCCATTCATCCAGAACCGCAACGCCTACCACATCAGCATCAAGTCCCAGTTTTAGCTCGCCCAGGGATATTCTCTGTGTATTTGTTTTCTGTTGACCAGCCATTTTAATCTCCTCTATTACGACATGGGCAGTATTATGACCATTTTGAACAAGTAATGACACTATGTCAAATACCGGAAACGAGATAACAGGTTAGTCCGGTTTCAACCGTTTTTCCACGGCCCGGGCATGGGCGTCGAGGCCCTCCGCCCTTGCCAGCAACGCCGCCGCTTTACCAAGCTGCTTGAGGCCAGCCTCATCGATGGCGATGGTATTTATTAGCTTGACAAAGTCAGTTATGTTAAGTGGTGAGCCGAAGCGGGCGGTGCCGCCGGTGGGCAGGACATGGCTCGGCCCGGCAATATAATCGCCCAAGACCACAGTCGCCGCGCTGCCGATGAACACACAGCCGGCATTGACGACCTTCTTCAGGCAAGCACCGGCATCTTCGACCATCAGAGACAGGTGTTCGGGCGCATATATATTGGCCAGCTCCAACGCTTCATCAAGGTGGTCAACGAGCACAATCATGCCCCGGTTCAGAGATTCGGCTATTATCGTTTGGCGCGACAGACCTGTTATCTGCTTTTTCAATTCCTGGTCGACTTTCCCCGCCAGTGCGCGCGAGGTCGTTATCAATATCGCGGAAGCCAAGGGGTCATGTTCCGCCTGCGCCAGCAGGTCGGCAGCGCAGTATTCCGGGTTTGCCGTGTCATCGGCGATAATCATTACCTCGCTCGGTCCCTGGAGGCCATCAATATCCACCACGCCGAAAACCAGCTTCTTCGCCAGGACCACAAATATGTTGCCCGGCCCACAGATTTTATCGACCCTGGGCACGGATTCGGTGCCATAAGCCAGTGCGGCGATTGCCTGTGCTCCGCCGATACGGAAAACACGGTCAATGCCGGCAATATCCGCCGCGATAAGCGTTGCCGGTGGTACCGCCCCACCTTTCCCTGGTGGCGTGGCCAGAATTACTTCCTTCACCCCTGCCACCCTGGCCGGTACCGCTGTCATCAGCACCGTTGATGGATACGACGCTGTCCCGCCGGGAACATATATGCCGACCCGCTCCAGAGGCCTTATCAGCTGGCCGGCATCCCCGGTCGCCAACTCATGCCATATACTATCTTTCTGCGCGGTATGAAAGGCGCCGATTCGCTCCGCCGCCAGTTTCAGCGCCGCGATAAGCTCACCGTCGATTTTTTGATAAGCACTGGAAACCTCATCTTTGGGAACCTCCAGCGATGACAGTCTTATGCCGTCTATTTTTATCGCCAGGTCGAAAATGGCCGCATCTCCCCTATCGCGCACCTCGTTGATAATGATTCTGACCGCCTGTTCCGGGTCACGGGTTCCAAAAAGCTCTTCCAGCTTCCCTTGCAACGACGGTGATATCGGATAGGATTCCACCGGAGTCAGGCGCGACAGCGCTTTCCTAGCCGCCTTAAAACCTTCGATTCGTCTCAAATTACACGCCCTCCATTGCCATGCCAATGGTCTCCACCATAGATTTCACTTTCACGCCCTTCTTGGAGCCGGTTCCGAGCCGGGTATTACCGATAAGACAGGCCGTCGATTCAAAAAGGGTGTCCACGATTTTCAGGTTGTGTCGGGCGATGGTCCCCCCAGTCTCGGTGTTTTCAATGAGCAAATCGGCATCATCAGGCAAAAATGCCTCCGTGGCCCCCCAGGTGGGAATCACCCGGTACCTGCCGAAGTGATTGTCTCTGGCGTACCTGTCGGCAATATT harbors:
- the hisD gene encoding histidinol dehydrogenase, with the protein product MRRIEGFKAARKALSRLTPVESYPISPSLQGKLEELFGTRDPEQAVRIIINEVRDRGDAAIFDLAIKIDGIRLSSLEVPKDEVSSAYQKIDGELIAALKLAAERIGAFHTAQKDSIWHELATGDAGQLIRPLERVGIYVPGGTASYPSTVLMTAVPARVAGVKEVILATPPGKGGAVPPATLIAADIAGIDRVFRIGGAQAIAALAYGTESVPRVDKICGPGNIFVVLAKKLVFGVVDIDGLQGPSEVMIIADDTANPEYCAADLLAQAEHDPLASAILITTSRALAGKVDQELKKQITGLSRQTIIAESLNRGMIVLVDHLDEALELANIYAPEHLSLMVEDAGACLKKVVNAGCVFIGSAATVVLGDYIAGPSHVLPTGGTARFGSPLNITDFVKLINTIAIDEAGLKQLGKAAALLARAEGLDAHARAVEKRLKPD